In the genome of Granulibacter bethesdensis CGDNIH1, one region contains:
- the dnaE gene encoding DNA polymerase III subunit alpha produces the protein MAHANFVHLRVHSAYSLSEGAIKTDKIPALARQMAMPAVAMTDSGNLFGILEFSQACAGKGVQPIIGCQIGLARPEQQQRLPPDQLVLLARDEAGLANIQRLSSLGFLQGEPGAKPQLPLETILAHAEGVMLLTGGTSGPLARLLAEGQKGEAERLLAVLKEAFPDRTVIELHRHGLRLEKAIEPGLIALADAAGLPLVATNDCYFAQPDMYEAHDALLCIAEGRVLSETDRRRVTPDHWFKPPEMMRALFSDLPEACDNTIAIARSCVVMAETRKPLLPVCPKVHEGQTEDETVRAMAVEGLERRMEDVGAGPEDRARYRERLDYELDVIARMGFPGYFLIVADFIQWAKANDIPVGPGRGSGAGSVVAWALTITDLDPLRFNLLFERFLNPDRISMPDFDIDFCQDRRDEVISYVRGEYGGDRVAQIITFGKLQAKAAVRDVGRVLGMPFGQVNKVAELIPNNPAKPPTLQEAIDGEPRLQQMRESDEAVKRLLEIALQIEGLYRHASTHAAGVVIGDRPLVELVPLYRDPKSDFLVTQFSMKHVENAGLVKFDFLGLTTLTILQRAVKFLAGLGVSVDLAHVPLDDERTYQMLQRGDAGGVFQFESQGMRDVLRQMRPDRFEDLIAAVALYRPGPMANIPAYCQRKHGEAWEPPHEDIRDILGETYGIMVYQEQVMQIAQKLAGYSLGAADSLRRAMGKKIRAEMETHRSIFAEGASKRGIPDAKSGEIFDLMVKFADYGFNKSHAAAYALVAYQTAYMKANYPEPFLAACMSLAINNTDKLAALRQEATRLGISVLPPDINCSAADFRVEQREDGRLAIRYALAAIKRVGLSAMEAVVAARGEQAFTDLADFAARVDPRQLNRMQIENLARAGAFDSLVPNRAAVHGAADMILRRAQAASEEKNSGQIGLFAGAGTPEPLRLPSCPDWPDMERLSFEAEAIGFHLTAHPLDVYTVTLQKLRVLPSNRIEEHAARHGDQRVRLAGCVVNAKERTTRTGSRMAWVRLSDAGGSYEITVFSEVLSRSRDALRIGACVLVTADIKAEGEDSIRITAQDIMPLDDAAGGTAGMMRVWLKDNADIGQIRAVLSRPDTKGKGHVVLIPRLNEDQEMEIELPGGFNVTPRLGQALKLIPGVERVEEV, from the coding sequence ATGGCGCACGCGAATTTCGTCCATCTGCGGGTTCATTCCGCTTATTCTTTGAGCGAAGGTGCGATCAAGACCGATAAAATCCCGGCTTTGGCGCGGCAAATGGCCATGCCTGCTGTCGCGATGACGGATAGCGGCAATCTGTTCGGCATTCTGGAGTTCAGTCAGGCCTGTGCCGGAAAGGGAGTGCAGCCGATCATTGGCTGTCAGATCGGTCTGGCCCGGCCTGAGCAACAACAACGTCTGCCGCCTGATCAACTGGTTTTGCTGGCGCGGGATGAGGCGGGTCTGGCGAATATCCAGCGTTTATCATCGCTGGGTTTTCTTCAGGGCGAGCCGGGGGCGAAGCCGCAACTGCCGTTGGAGACGATTCTGGCGCATGCGGAGGGGGTGATGCTGCTGACTGGGGGCACCTCAGGACCGCTGGCCCGTCTATTGGCGGAGGGGCAGAAGGGGGAGGCCGAACGGTTACTGGCCGTACTGAAGGAGGCTTTTCCTGATCGCACGGTGATCGAGCTGCATCGGCATGGTCTGAGACTCGAGAAAGCGATCGAGCCGGGCCTGATTGCTCTGGCGGATGCGGCTGGCTTGCCCTTGGTGGCCACCAATGACTGCTATTTCGCTCAGCCGGACATGTATGAGGCGCATGATGCGCTGCTCTGTATCGCCGAAGGACGGGTGCTGTCGGAGACGGATCGCCGCCGCGTCACACCGGACCATTGGTTCAAACCACCGGAAATGATGCGCGCCCTGTTTTCCGATCTGCCGGAGGCTTGCGACAACACAATCGCGATTGCCCGTAGCTGTGTGGTGATGGCGGAGACTCGTAAACCACTGCTGCCGGTCTGCCCGAAAGTACATGAAGGGCAGACGGAGGATGAGACCGTCCGCGCTATGGCCGTTGAAGGCCTTGAGCGGCGAATGGAAGATGTCGGGGCAGGGCCGGAGGATCGTGCCCGCTATCGCGAAAGGCTGGATTACGAGCTGGATGTCATCGCCCGCATGGGGTTCCCCGGTTATTTCCTGATCGTCGCCGACTTCATCCAGTGGGCCAAGGCGAACGATATTCCGGTGGGGCCGGGGCGCGGATCAGGTGCCGGTTCAGTGGTGGCATGGGCGCTGACGATCACCGATCTGGACCCGCTGCGGTTCAATCTCCTGTTCGAGCGGTTCCTGAATCCGGATCGTATCTCCATGCCGGATTTCGATATCGATTTCTGCCAGGACCGGCGTGACGAAGTCATCAGCTATGTACGTGGTGAGTATGGTGGTGACCGCGTGGCGCAGATCATCACCTTCGGTAAGCTGCAGGCAAAAGCCGCCGTGCGCGATGTCGGTCGTGTGCTGGGGATGCCCTTCGGTCAGGTCAACAAGGTCGCGGAGCTGATCCCGAACAATCCCGCCAAGCCGCCGACCTTGCAGGAAGCCATCGACGGAGAGCCTCGTCTGCAACAGATGCGGGAGAGCGACGAAGCGGTCAAACGCCTGCTTGAAATCGCTTTGCAGATCGAGGGGCTGTACCGCCATGCCAGTACCCATGCCGCCGGTGTAGTGATCGGAGACCGGCCGCTGGTGGAGCTGGTGCCGCTTTACCGCGATCCGAAATCCGATTTTCTCGTCACGCAGTTCTCGATGAAGCATGTCGAGAATGCCGGGCTGGTGAAATTCGACTTCCTCGGCCTGACGACTCTGACCATCCTGCAACGGGCCGTAAAATTTCTGGCCGGTCTGGGGGTGAGTGTCGATCTGGCGCATGTGCCACTGGATGACGAACGTACCTATCAGATGCTCCAGCGTGGCGATGCGGGTGGTGTATTCCAGTTTGAAAGTCAGGGCATGCGGGATGTGCTGCGGCAGATGCGCCCAGACCGTTTCGAGGATCTGATTGCCGCGGTCGCGCTGTATCGCCCTGGCCCGATGGCGAATATCCCCGCCTACTGCCAGCGCAAACATGGCGAAGCCTGGGAGCCGCCGCACGAAGATATTCGCGATATTCTCGGCGAGACCTACGGCATCATGGTCTATCAGGAACAGGTCATGCAGATCGCCCAGAAACTGGCGGGCTACTCGCTGGGGGCGGCGGACAGCCTGCGCCGTGCCATGGGCAAGAAAATCCGTGCGGAGATGGAAACCCATCGTTCCATCTTTGCCGAGGGAGCCTCCAAACGCGGCATCCCGGATGCCAAATCAGGCGAGATTTTCGACCTGATGGTCAAGTTCGCCGATTACGGCTTCAATAAATCTCACGCTGCCGCCTACGCGCTGGTTGCCTACCAGACGGCCTATATGAAGGCCAATTATCCGGAGCCGTTTCTGGCTGCCTGCATGAGTCTGGCGATCAATAATACGGACAAGCTCGCAGCCTTGCGGCAGGAAGCGACCAGGCTGGGTATTTCGGTGTTGCCCCCGGATATCAACTGCTCGGCAGCAGATTTCAGGGTCGAGCAGAGGGAGGATGGCAGGCTTGCCATCCGCTATGCTCTGGCCGCGATCAAGAGGGTCGGTCTGTCCGCGATGGAGGCAGTGGTCGCTGCGCGTGGCGAACAAGCCTTCACCGATCTGGCGGATTTCGCAGCCAGGGTTGACCCACGCCAGCTCAATCGCATGCAGATCGAAAATCTGGCGCGGGCAGGTGCCTTCGACTCCTTGGTACCCAACCGGGCTGCGGTGCATGGCGCGGCGGACATGATCCTGCGCCGGGCGCAGGCTGCATCGGAGGAAAAAAACTCCGGCCAGATCGGGCTGTTTGCGGGGGCCGGTACGCCGGAGCCATTGCGTCTGCCATCCTGCCCCGACTGGCCGGATATGGAGCGGCTGAGCTTCGAGGCCGAGGCCATCGGCTTTCATCTCACCGCCCATCCGCTGGACGTCTATACGGTGACGTTGCAGAAGCTGAGGGTGCTTCCGAGCAACCGGATCGAGGAACATGCGGCGCGCCATGGCGATCAGCGTGTTCGTCTGGCCGGCTGCGTGGTGAATGCGAAAGAGCGTACCACCCGCACCGGCAGCCGCATGGCCTGGGTGCGTCTGTCCGATGCTGGCGGCAGCTATGAAATTACGGTGTTCAGTGAGGTTCTTTCCCGTTCCCGCGACGCGCTGCGGATCGGTGCCTGTGTGCTGGTGACTGCTGATATCAAGGCCGAAGGGGAGGATTCGATCCGCATTACGGCTCAGGACATTATGCCTCTCGATGATGCGGCGGGGGGCACAGCCGGGATGATGCGCGTCTGGCTGAAAGACAATGCCGATATCGGGCAGATCCGTGCGGTGCTGTCCCGTCCGGATACGAAGGGGAAGGGGCATGTCGTCCTGATTCCACGTCTCAATGAGGATCAGGAGATGGAAATCGAGCTTCCGGGTGGTTTCAATGTCACCCCTCGTCTGGGGCAGGCCCTGAAACTCATCCCGGGCGTGGAGCGGGTAGAGGAGGTCTGA
- a CDS encoding tetratricopeptide repeat protein → MDTTLDRNRVLAAHGHHEGLLFALNAIEATPSYGGHYLQLGNLLASLGDHSSASSALGRAESLLGADVSGVHEGLLFARNAIKASPDYAGGYVRLGNLLHALGQKAEATEAFRTALRIDPKGLDAQRFLNLAEGKVSSAAKPIAQGTASHAAPSRPAPHRPATPAPKEGFFRRLLRGLFGG, encoded by the coding sequence ATGGACACTACCCTTGATCGTAACCGCGTTCTAGCCGCTCATGGACATCATGAGGGGCTGTTGTTCGCGCTCAACGCCATTGAAGCAACCCCTTCCTATGGTGGCCATTACCTTCAGCTTGGCAATCTGCTGGCGTCCCTCGGCGACCATTCCTCAGCTTCTTCAGCTCTGGGCCGCGCTGAAAGCCTGCTCGGGGCCGATGTAAGCGGTGTGCATGAAGGTCTTCTGTTTGCCCGGAACGCTATCAAGGCATCTCCGGATTATGCTGGCGGCTATGTCCGTCTGGGCAATCTGCTGCATGCGCTCGGTCAGAAGGCGGAAGCCACCGAAGCCTTCAGGACCGCGCTCCGGATTGATCCGAAAGGTCTCGATGCGCAGCGTTTCCTCAATCTGGCAGAAGGTAAGGTCTCTTCGGCCGCGAAGCCAATTGCTCAGGGCACTGCCTCCCATGCTGCCCCGTCCCGTCCGGCACCGCATCGTCCTGCAACACCGGCACCGAAGGAAGGATTCTTCCGTCGTTTGCTGCGTGGCCTGTTCGGCGGCTGA
- a CDS encoding ABC transporter ATP-binding protein — translation MSDYPSCALRLEQVARRYRSGDQELVVLDHADLELRPGEIVALVAPSGTGKSTLLHLAGLLEKPDEGRVWIGSHDAGGLSDTARTALRRDHLGFVYQFHHLLGEFSALENVVLPQMIAGRTRRQAEQHALTLLSAFGLQHRASHLPGMLSGGEQQRVAIARALANGPAVLLADEPTGNLDIHTAETVFSALLSAVRNQNVAALIATHNPDLAGRMDRQVTIREGQIVPA, via the coding sequence ATGAGTGATTACCCTTCCTGTGCCCTGCGGCTGGAGCAGGTCGCACGTCGTTATCGCAGTGGTGACCAGGAACTGGTGGTCCTCGATCATGCCGATCTGGAGCTGCGACCGGGTGAAATCGTGGCGCTGGTAGCGCCCTCGGGTACGGGCAAGTCGACTTTGCTGCATCTGGCCGGTTTGCTTGAAAAACCGGATGAGGGCAGGGTCTGGATTGGCAGCCATGATGCCGGCGGTCTGTCCGATACGGCCAGAACCGCGCTGCGGCGCGATCATCTGGGCTTCGTGTATCAATTCCATCATTTGCTTGGGGAGTTTTCCGCACTGGAAAACGTCGTTCTGCCGCAAATGATTGCGGGCAGAACACGCAGGCAGGCGGAGCAGCATGCTCTGACTCTTCTGAGTGCATTTGGCTTGCAGCATCGCGCCTCGCATCTGCCGGGTATGCTGTCGGGGGGGGAGCAACAGCGTGTTGCCATCGCACGGGCGCTGGCGAACGGCCCTGCCGTGCTGCTGGCCGATGAGCCGACCGGAAATCTCGATATTCATACCGCCGAGACCGTGTTTTCGGCTTTACTGAGTGCCGTCCGGAATCAGAACGTGGCGGCCCTGATTGCCACACATAATCCTGATCTTGCAGGCCGGATGGATCGTCAGGTCACCATCCGTGAGGGGCAAATCGTTCCTGCCTGA
- a CDS encoding lipoprotein-releasing ABC transporter permease subunit, which translates to MFNAFERAVAARYLRARKGERFVSVIALFSLIGIALGVATLIVVSSVMSGFRQDIVNRMLGVNGHAEIEAYAGEQLHDYQAIVSRLKALPQVASAMPMIQGQVLLSTDAGGSTGVLVRGMEPKDIAAMPAIGGHIVMGSLDDLKGDDAIAIGAGLAQRFRLRPGDPVTLLAKEGAATAIGVIPRVATYRVVAVFSAGLSQYDSGVVFLPLHAAQIFFQKPDGATGIEIRVHQPDQVDAIVPDLRQALNGQKAFARDWRHSNDLLLGVLRVQQDTMFIVLGLIILVAAFNVISSLIMLVKDKRRDIAILRTMGASSGAVMRIFLMCGAFIGISGTVIGTVIGIAICRNIVAIQHWIENISGGQVFDSSVFMLTALPDTVDWAEVIKTVLLALILSVLATLYPSWRAARTDPVEALRHE; encoded by the coding sequence TTGTTCAACGCCTTTGAACGGGCTGTTGCCGCACGGTATTTGCGTGCCCGCAAGGGAGAGCGCTTCGTATCGGTGATTGCGTTGTTCTCACTGATCGGCATTGCCTTGGGGGTGGCGACGCTGATCGTCGTGTCCAGCGTGATGAGTGGTTTTCGTCAGGATATCGTGAACCGCATGCTTGGCGTGAACGGGCATGCGGAGATCGAGGCTTATGCGGGCGAGCAACTGCATGATTATCAGGCGATTGTCTCGCGGTTGAAGGCGCTGCCGCAGGTGGCCTCAGCCATGCCCATGATTCAGGGACAGGTTCTGCTGAGCACGGATGCTGGTGGTTCAACCGGTGTGCTGGTGCGGGGGATGGAGCCGAAAGACATTGCCGCCATGCCCGCGATTGGCGGCCATATCGTCATGGGATCGCTGGATGATCTGAAAGGCGATGACGCCATTGCGATAGGGGCGGGGCTGGCGCAGAGATTCCGGCTCCGTCCCGGTGATCCGGTGACTCTGCTCGCGAAAGAAGGGGCGGCGACGGCCATCGGGGTCATTCCACGGGTTGCGACCTATCGGGTGGTAGCGGTGTTCTCGGCCGGGCTGAGCCAGTACGACAGCGGCGTCGTATTTTTGCCTTTGCATGCGGCACAGATTTTCTTCCAGAAGCCGGATGGTGCGACCGGGATCGAAATCCGTGTGCATCAGCCTGATCAGGTGGATGCGATCGTGCCTGACCTGCGTCAGGCCCTGAACGGCCAGAAAGCGTTTGCACGGGACTGGCGGCACAGCAATGATCTGCTGCTTGGTGTGCTGAGGGTGCAGCAGGACACGATGTTCATCGTGCTGGGACTGATCATTCTGGTGGCGGCGTTCAACGTGATTTCCTCCCTGATCATGCTGGTCAAGGACAAGCGCCGCGACATTGCCATTCTGCGCACCATGGGGGCATCAAGCGGGGCCGTCATGCGCATTTTTCTGATGTGTGGCGCCTTTATCGGCATCAGCGGTACGGTAATCGGCACAGTCATCGGCATTGCGATCTGCCGGAACATCGTTGCCATTCAGCACTGGATTGAAAATATCAGTGGCGGGCAGGTGTTTGATTCATCGGTTTTCATGCTGACTGCTTTGCCGGATACGGTGGATTGGGCGGAGGTGATCAAAACCGTGCTGCTCGCCCTGATCCTTTCGGTGCTGGCGACACTCTATCCCAGTTGGCGCGCGGCCCGCACCGATCCTGTCGAGGCTTTGCGTCATGAGTGA
- the proS gene encoding proline--tRNA ligase, whose amino-acid sequence MRLSRALIPTLKETPAEAQIASHRLMLRAGLIQQEAAGIYAWLPAGLRVLNAIANIVRDEQAGIGAQEVLMPTIQSADLWRESGRYDAYGPEMLRLKDRHERDLLYGPTNEEVITDIYRHSVKSYRELPQMAYQIQWKFRDEIRPRFGVMRGREFLMKDGYSFDLDYAGAVRSYRRIMLSYMRTFQRLGVKAIPMLADTGPIGGDLSHEFIILAPTGESEVFYDAAFEEIDWSGASFNVDSDADLERFFQTITGHYAATDEKHDTAAYEALPEARRRTGRGIEVGHIFYFGTKYSKALNMTVAGRDGQKLHPEMGSYGIGVSRMVAAVIEASHDEAGIIWPDSIAPFRAAVLNLKNGDAACDAMAEDVYRRIGVRHALYDDRDERAGVKFADADLMGHPWQVVIGPRGAAAGRVELKRRRTGERVELTVEDALARIRESV is encoded by the coding sequence ATGCGCCTTTCCCGTGCCCTGATTCCCACCCTCAAGGAAACACCCGCCGAGGCCCAGATTGCCTCGCACCGGTTGATGTTACGTGCTGGTCTGATCCAGCAGGAAGCCGCCGGTATTTATGCCTGGCTGCCGGCCGGGCTGCGCGTGCTGAACGCCATTGCCAATATCGTGCGCGATGAGCAGGCCGGGATCGGCGCTCAGGAAGTGCTGATGCCGACCATCCAGTCGGCTGATCTTTGGCGGGAAAGCGGTCGTTACGATGCGTACGGCCCCGAAATGCTGCGGCTGAAGGACCGGCATGAGCGTGATCTGCTCTACGGGCCGACCAATGAGGAAGTGATCACCGATATCTACCGCCATTCGGTCAAGAGCTATCGTGAACTGCCGCAGATGGCCTACCAGATTCAGTGGAAGTTCCGCGACGAAATTCGCCCCCGCTTCGGTGTGATGCGTGGCCGTGAGTTCCTGATGAAGGACGGCTACAGCTTTGATCTCGATTATGCGGGAGCGGTGCGCAGCTATCGTCGTATCATGCTGTCTTATATGCGCACATTCCAGCGTCTGGGCGTCAAGGCGATTCCGATGCTGGCCGATACAGGCCCGATCGGTGGCGATCTGAGTCATGAATTCATTATTCTTGCTCCCACCGGGGAGAGCGAGGTCTTTTACGACGCAGCGTTCGAGGAAATCGACTGGTCCGGTGCGTCTTTCAATGTCGATTCCGATGCGGATCTGGAGCGTTTTTTCCAGACGATCACAGGCCATTACGCTGCTACTGACGAGAAGCACGATACAGCAGCCTATGAGGCCTTGCCGGAAGCGCGTCGTCGTACCGGGCGGGGGATTGAGGTCGGGCATATTTTCTATTTCGGCACTAAATACTCCAAAGCCTTGAATATGACGGTTGCAGGTCGTGACGGGCAGAAGCTGCATCCTGAAATGGGCAGCTACGGGATTGGTGTCAGTCGCATGGTCGCGGCAGTGATCGAGGCGAGCCATGATGAGGCAGGCATCATCTGGCCGGACAGCATCGCGCCGTTCAGGGCTGCGGTGCTGAACCTGAAAAACGGTGATGCGGCCTGCGATGCCATGGCCGAAGATGTGTATCGACGGATCGGTGTGCGCCATGCCCTGTATGATGACCGTGACGAACGTGCGGGGGTGAAATTCGCCGATGCCGATCTGATGGGGCATCCGTGGCAGGTGGTGATCGGCCCGCGTGGAGCGGCTGCCGGGCGTGTCGAACTGAAGCGTCGCCGCACCGGTGAGCGGGTGGAATTGACGGTCGAGGATGCTCTGGCGCGTATTCGGGAGTCTGTCTGA
- a CDS encoding DUF1467 family protein, with product MFRHIGWFTAIVLYALIWWTLLFAILPLGTRTRQEADDVSGWRGTPENPQILKKALLTTLISIVVWGIFMTVINSDYLSFRSGWLALPKD from the coding sequence ATGTTTCGTCATATCGGCTGGTTCACGGCGATCGTGCTGTATGCGTTGATCTGGTGGACCCTGCTTTTTGCCATTCTGCCGCTGGGTACCCGCACCAGACAGGAGGCTGATGATGTCAGCGGGTGGCGCGGTACACCCGAAAATCCGCAAATTCTGAAAAAAGCTTTGCTGACGACCCTGATCTCCATCGTGGTGTGGGGCATTTTCATGACTGTCATTAACAGCGACTACCTCAGTTTCCGAAGTGGATGGCTTGCGCTGCCCAAAGATTAA
- a CDS encoding ribonuclease J, with product MTDTHTEIAFLPLGGTGEIGMNLNLYRSRSPAGEHWLAIDCGIGFGGTELPEVDVMMADPSFIAERRDRLTGLVITHAHEDHIGAVAWLWPQLRCPVYASPFAAMVLRRKLSEAQLQNEVRILPLPLGGALSIGPFSLRTFRMAHSTPESLAIAIDTPHGAILHTGDWKLDPDPLVGPPTDEEGLRALGDEGVLAIVCDSTNAMVEGHSGSESDVRRGLRDAIAGLSGRVAVTCFASNVARVESIAMAAEEAGRSVALVGRSLRNLNTAARDCGYLRDVQQFLSEDDALSVPDDNLLMIVTGSQGEPRSALARIAADTHPNIALGEGDTVVFSSRVIPGNERAVNTVQDNLVRRGVHLITDSEATVHVSGHPAREELRRLYQLVRPRYSVPVHGEWRHLAAQADLAAEMQAEPVMLEDGDILSFGSGRPEIVDSAPVGRLVLDGGRLLPLNGGVLSARRRMLYNGVVLASIAVDEDGHLMGRPKLSAPGLFDSQEAEAARVINEFAASMDSLPASLRHDDALLTEAARSALRRALGRKLQKRPLVDVHLLRI from the coding sequence ATGACCGACACACATACGGAGATTGCTTTCCTGCCCCTGGGGGGGACGGGCGAGATCGGCATGAACCTGAATCTTTACCGGTCGCGCAGCCCGGCGGGTGAGCATTGGCTGGCGATTGACTGCGGCATCGGCTTTGGCGGCACGGAGCTGCCGGAAGTCGATGTGATGATGGCCGATCCCTCTTTCATTGCGGAGCGGCGGGATCGGCTGACCGGGCTGGTGATCACGCATGCGCATGAGGACCATATCGGTGCGGTGGCATGGTTGTGGCCTCAACTACGCTGCCCTGTCTATGCATCCCCGTTTGCCGCGATGGTGCTGAGGCGCAAGCTGTCCGAAGCGCAATTACAGAATGAAGTGAGAATTCTTCCTCTGCCCCTCGGCGGAGCGCTGAGCATCGGGCCGTTCTCCCTGCGTACATTCCGCATGGCGCATTCCACACCGGAATCTCTGGCGATTGCCATCGACACGCCGCATGGCGCGATCCTGCATACCGGTGACTGGAAACTCGATCCCGATCCTCTGGTCGGTCCGCCGACCGATGAGGAAGGGTTGCGCGCGCTGGGGGATGAAGGCGTGCTGGCGATCGTCTGCGATTCCACCAATGCAATGGTGGAGGGACATAGCGGCTCCGAATCCGATGTGCGCCGTGGCTTGCGAGATGCGATTGCCGGTTTGAGCGGCCGTGTGGCGGTGACCTGTTTTGCCAGCAATGTCGCGCGGGTGGAAAGCATCGCCATGGCGGCAGAGGAAGCCGGACGCAGCGTGGCGCTGGTGGGCCGTTCTCTGCGCAATCTGAATACGGCGGCCCGTGACTGCGGTTATCTGCGGGATGTGCAGCAGTTCCTGTCCGAGGATGATGCGCTGTCGGTGCCCGATGATAATCTGCTGATGATCGTTACAGGTAGCCAGGGTGAACCTCGTTCTGCACTGGCCCGGATTGCCGCGGATACGCATCCCAATATTGCCCTTGGGGAAGGGGATACGGTGGTGTTTTCCAGCCGTGTCATTCCCGGTAATGAGCGGGCAGTGAATACCGTTCAGGATAATCTGGTGCGCCGTGGCGTGCATCTGATCACTGATTCCGAAGCAACCGTGCATGTCTCCGGCCATCCGGCGCGGGAGGAATTGCGGCGTCTCTATCAGTTGGTACGCCCGCGTTACTCTGTCCCGGTGCATGGCGAATGGCGTCATCTGGCGGCGCAGGCTGATCTGGCAGCGGAAATGCAGGCCGAACCGGTGATGCTGGAAGATGGCGATATTCTCAGCTTCGGCTCCGGGCGTCCTGAAATCGTGGACAGTGCTCCGGTAGGTCGTCTGGTGCTGGATGGCGGCAGGCTTTTGCCACTCAATGGTGGCGTGCTCTCGGCACGGCGGCGGATGCTTTATAATGGCGTGGTGCTGGCGAGTATTGCGGTCGATGAGGATGGCCATCTGATGGGCCGTCCCAAGCTCAGCGCACCGGGGCTGTTCGATTCGCAGGAAGCGGAAGCGGCCAGGGTGATCAACGAGTTTGCGGCCTCTATGGATAGTCTGCCGGCTTCCCTGCGGCATGACGATGCATTGCTGACGGAGGCCGCCCGTAGTGCCTTGCGTCGCGCTCTGGGACGCAAATTGCAAAAGCGTCCGCTGGTAGACGTACATCTGCTGCGTATCTGA
- a CDS encoding type III pantothenate kinase, giving the protein MLLVIDAGNTNIVFAVHDEKGWRGTWRIATNHQRTSDEYAVWLLTLLTHARLTPADVHAAVIGTVVPAALYHLRRLCRDWFEVEPLVARASLDWGFDIQVDHPEEVGADRLLNAMAAHQTYGGPLVVIDFGTATTFDVVDKRGAYCGGVIAPGINLSLEALHQAAARLPRIGIGRPQSVIGKGTVAAMQSGIYWGYIGMIEGMTARIESEFGAKLKVVATGGLAPLFSEGTQVISRIDPDLTLEGLRLLALRNPTPFLNRDRARMVDGD; this is encoded by the coding sequence ATGCTTCTGGTAATAGACGCGGGTAACACGAATATCGTTTTTGCGGTCCATGATGAAAAAGGTTGGCGCGGGACATGGCGCATTGCAACCAATCATCAGCGGACCAGCGATGAATATGCCGTCTGGTTGCTGACGTTGTTGACCCATGCGCGGTTGACTCCTGCCGATGTGCATGCGGCCGTCATCGGCACTGTTGTGCCTGCCGCCCTGTATCATCTGCGTCGACTGTGCCGGGACTGGTTCGAGGTGGAGCCGCTGGTGGCCAGGGCTTCACTGGACTGGGGGTTCGACATTCAGGTCGATCACCCGGAAGAAGTCGGCGCGGATCGTCTGCTCAATGCAATGGCAGCGCATCAGACTTATGGCGGCCCGCTGGTGGTGATCGACTTCGGCACGGCAACGACTTTTGATGTCGTGGATAAAAGGGGCGCATATTGCGGCGGTGTGATCGCACCGGGGATCAATCTGTCGCTTGAAGCGTTGCATCAGGCGGCAGCACGTCTGCCGCGTATTGGGATCGGGCGACCGCAATCGGTGATCGGCAAGGGTACGGTTGCCGCCATGCAGTCGGGCATATACTGGGGCTATATTGGCATGATCGAGGGCATGACAGCCCGCATAGAGTCCGAATTTGGCGCGAAGCTGAAAGTGGTCGCGACAGGCGGGCTGGCGCCGCTGTTCTCGGAAGGCACTCAGGTTATCAGCCGGATTGATCCCGATTTGACATTGGAGGGGCTGCGACTTCTGGCTCTTCGCAACCCCACACCTTTTTTAAACCGAGACAGAGCGAGAATGGTGGATGGTGACTGA
- a CDS encoding biotin--[acetyl-CoA-carboxylase] ligase has translation MSLTDGEGDTLPHPWRLEVHASLPSTSDYLVARASQGEPDGLAVLALRQTLPRATRGRAWTEPEGNLALSLLIRPGQGPAFLSAREAGHWAFVAGLAVFDAIWPYVDDPQAVFLKWPNDIMVGDRKLGGILIDAAIAAAEPEWLVIGIGVNVASAPVVPGRMTACLADISDRVPMPQVLAQKIVTRLSAWRHAAPLEIRDAWRRAAHPPGTRLTVRCQGEVLDGLFTGIGEDGALLLDCGGECRVVHTGEILLSAAYDQTG, from the coding sequence GTGAGTCTGACAGATGGGGAAGGAGATACTCTTCCCCACCCCTGGCGTCTGGAGGTTCATGCCTCACTGCCTTCCACGTCCGATTATCTGGTGGCAAGGGCATCGCAGGGGGAGCCGGATGGTCTGGCTGTGCTGGCTCTTCGTCAAACTTTGCCCCGCGCGACGAGAGGACGTGCCTGGACAGAGCCTGAAGGGAATCTTGCGCTTTCCCTGCTGATCAGGCCCGGACAGGGGCCGGCTTTTCTCAGTGCACGGGAAGCCGGACACTGGGCGTTCGTGGCCGGCCTGGCTGTGTTCGATGCGATATGGCCTTACGTGGATGATCCTCAGGCAGTGTTCCTGAAATGGCCCAATGACATCATGGTCGGCGACCGCAAGCTGGGTGGTATCCTGATTGATGCGGCGATAGCTGCCGCAGAGCCGGAATGGCTCGTGATCGGAATCGGGGTGAATGTCGCCTCTGCTCCTGTAGTTCCCGGACGGATGACGGCTTGCCTTGCCGATATCAGCGACAGGGTTCCCATGCCGCAGGTTCTGGCCCAGAAAATTGTGACACGACTTTCAGCCTGGCGGCATGCGGCCCCGCTTGAAATCAGGGATGCCTGGCGGCGGGCCGCGCATCCACCCGGAACGAGGCTGACTGTTCGTTGTCAGGGTGAGGTGCTGGACGGTCTTTTCACCGGCATTGGTGAAGATGGTGCACTTCTGCTTGATTGCGGCGGAGAATGCCGGGTGGTGCACACCGGTGAGATTCTGCTCTCTGCCGCTTATGACCAGACCGGATAA